A segment of the Prosthecobacter debontii genome:
CTGATGGCTGATCTGGAGGTCACTCCGGAAGGCCGAGGGCACCTGCGCTTCAAGCAGACGCGTCTGCTCTTGCTCAGCCTTCACCGGGGTATCCAGGATCTCCATCATGTGAGCAGCTAGGGCTTGGCGAAGTCCGCCTCAACACGCATGCCGGGTTTTAACTTCAGGTCCGGATTATCCAGTTCTAACTTGACCCGATACAAGCCGCTCTCCGCATCCAGCCGAGGATCGAGAAAAACGATTCGACCGATCACCTCGGGAGAGCCCGTGATGGAAGGCACATGCAGCTTCTGTTGCACCCCAGTTTTCAAGCTGCCGATCTGCTCAGGCTCCAGATAAAACTGAGCCTCCACCTTCTGAATATGCACGATCTGGAGCAGCACTTCGTGCAATTGTACCGACTCCCCGGGCTCCTTACCCCGATGCACCACGACACCTTGGATTGGGGATTGCAGGGTCTTTTGCTGGAGCCTTACCACAGAGGCATCCCGCTGAATCTTGGCCAAGTCGTATTCGATACTTTTGCGCAGGGCCTCTTCCTTCGTGCCAATGTCCTGCTTCAGCAGCTTCTGCGCGGCTTCGTGGTCAAATTTGGCCTTCTCCAAGATCTTTTCCGCACGCTCCACATCCATCTTTTCGAGATCATCCACCAGCCGCACCAGAGGTTGTCCCACCGTCACAGTATCCCCTTCATCCACCATGACTTCTTTGACGAGGCCTTCCACCGGCGTGCCCACCTTCACTTCTTGGAGAGGCAGCAGCAAGCCGGTCACAGACTCTGCCCTGCCCACTGAGGCAATGGCCCATAGAGCGGTGACAAACAGGCAAAATCGGTAACCAAAAGGATGAATCATTCCTGCTTAGGTTACGCATGACCTCGCTTCACAGCAACCTTGGAACTTAAAGAGCTTATCATCTCTTGGCTTGTCAAAGCGGTCCGGTTTTCTTAGCCTTGGCCGGATGGCTGCTGCCTTATCCAGCACCCCATCGGGTCCGTCGCGTCAATCCATAACATCAATACCACTGATTCCTATGAGCGAAGTTAATCCCTACCTGCCCCCTCAGGCCGATATCATTCCACCTTCAGATCCCACCACGCAGCCGCTGGCATCGCCGTGGATCCGCCTGGTCGCTCAAATCGTCGATGGCCTGATTGCAGGCGGCATCACGGCGGTCTGTCAGCTCATCGCCGGCTACTATACCCGCGTCTCTGCGGGCACCGTCAGTATGCTGGAGCCCTTTCTGTGGAGCCTGCTCACCATGGCCATCATCCTCGGCATCAATTGGAACTTCCTGCTCCAAGGCCAGACCATTGGCAAAAAGGTGATGAAGATCCGCATTGTCCGTAAAAGTGGCGCGCCTATCGACCGCACCCGTATCCTCACGCATCGGCTTTTGCCTGTGTGGGTGGCATCCGTTATCCCCATCATCGGCGGCATCGCCGTCATCGTCGATGCCCTGTGCATCTTCCGCAGTGGTCATAACACCCTG
Coding sequences within it:
- a CDS encoding efflux RND transporter periplasmic adaptor subunit gives rise to the protein MIHPFGYRFCLFVTALWAIASVGRAESVTGLLLPLQEVKVGTPVEGLVKEVMVDEGDTVTVGQPLVRLVDDLEKMDVERAEKILEKAKFDHEAAQKLLKQDIGTKEEALRKSIEYDLAKIQRDASVVRLQQKTLQSPIQGVVVHRGKEPGESVQLHEVLLQIVHIQKVEAQFYLEPEQIGSLKTGVQQKLHVPSITGSPEVIGRIVFLDPRLDAESGLYRVKLELDNPDLKLKPGMRVEADFAKP
- a CDS encoding RDD family protein → MSEVNPYLPPQADIIPPSDPTTQPLASPWIRLVAQIVDGLIAGGITAVCQLIAGYYTRVSAGTVSMLEPFLWSLLTMAIILGINWNFLLQGQTIGKKVMKIRIVRKSGAPIDRTRILTHRLLPVWVASVIPIIGGIAVIVDALCIFRSGHNTLHDDIADSKVVTA